The following are from one region of the Treponema denticola genome:
- a CDS encoding sigma-54-dependent Fis family transcriptional regulator, producing MNKAISVLNKTNPISAEQALELILEALRELVDYELAVVMGFEDKNVLKVRKAIGPLSSKLLDDFTINLNKRKDIARILDERKAFLFDENIPHIDTYDEIMKLPDNHSCLVAPLYIGDKAIGMMTLDHSMCSRFTPEIVRFISTISKLISVALVQTDASQSLIQKTESLLLERNVLLNASTNVFKDMVGSSRAWTTVLDSIKLVAASDVPVLISGETGTGKEQAARTIHRLSNRAEKPFVPVNCSALVQSLAESEIFGHEKGAFSGAAALRKGRFELADGGTLFLDEVGDLPFDLQPKLLRVLQDGKFERVGGEKPVSVDVRIIAATNVDLAEAVSMGRFREDLLYRLDVFPLRLPPLRERDDDTALLAEHFISDIRKRKGFENTSLSMAAIEKLMSMPWHGNVRELKNVVERAAILSQGGEIPAEHLVPGTREFYISNAAKKKPLKPAINKDAEKDKVLPEDIKPFDEAQTEIIQKALLASNGKIYGKDGAAALLNLKPGTLQSKMKKLGIKY from the coding sequence ATGAACAAGGCTATATCCGTTTTAAATAAAACCAACCCCATCTCGGCCGAGCAGGCATTGGAGCTTATTCTTGAGGCTTTAAGAGAACTGGTCGATTACGAGCTTGCCGTTGTTATGGGCTTTGAAGATAAAAATGTTCTAAAGGTAAGAAAGGCCATAGGCCCGCTTTCTTCAAAATTGCTGGACGATTTTACGATTAACTTAAACAAACGGAAAGACATTGCCCGAATTTTAGATGAAAGAAAGGCTTTTTTGTTTGACGAAAATATTCCCCACATCGATACCTATGACGAAATAATGAAGCTGCCCGACAATCATTCTTGTTTGGTGGCTCCACTTTACATAGGAGATAAGGCCATCGGAATGATGACCTTGGATCACAGTATGTGTTCCCGCTTTACGCCCGAAATCGTCCGTTTTATATCTACAATTTCAAAACTTATTTCGGTTGCCTTGGTTCAAACTGATGCCTCCCAATCCCTCATTCAAAAAACCGAAAGCCTCCTGCTTGAAAGAAATGTTTTGCTTAACGCTTCGACAAATGTTTTTAAGGATATGGTCGGTTCTTCCAGGGCTTGGACTACGGTTTTAGATTCGATAAAGCTGGTTGCGGCCTCTGATGTGCCGGTTTTAATTTCGGGAGAAACGGGAACGGGAAAAGAACAGGCAGCCCGCACCATTCACAGGCTTTCCAACAGGGCTGAAAAACCCTTTGTGCCCGTAAACTGTTCTGCCCTTGTGCAGAGCCTTGCTGAAAGTGAAATCTTCGGGCATGAAAAAGGTGCCTTTTCAGGGGCTGCGGCCTTGCGGAAGGGGCGGTTTGAACTTGCCGACGGCGGCACCCTCTTTTTGGACGAGGTGGGGGATCTGCCCTTTGATTTACAGCCCAAACTTTTGCGTGTTCTTCAAGACGGAAAATTCGAGCGTGTCGGCGGGGAAAAGCCCGTTTCTGTGGATGTGCGCATAATAGCCGCAACCAATGTCGATTTGGCCGAGGCCGTTTCGATGGGGCGCTTCCGTGAAGACCTGCTTTACAGGCTGGATGTTTTTCCGCTAAGGCTTCCGCCTTTGAGGGAACGCGACGACGATACGGCCCTCTTAGCCGAACACTTTATTTCGGATATACGCAAAAGGAAGGGCTTTGAAAACACAAGCCTTTCGATGGCTGCAATCGAAAAACTTATGTCTATGCCTTGGCATGGAAATGTCCGCGAGCTTAAAAATGTTGTAGAGCGGGCTGCAATTCTTTCGCAAGGCGGAGAAATCCCTGCCGAGCACTTGGTGCCGGGAACAAGAGAATTCTACATTTCAAACGCTGCCAAAAAAAAGCCCCTAAAGCCTGCGATAAATAAAGATGCCGAAAAAGATAAGGTTTTGCCTGAAGATATTAAACCTTTTGATGAGGCTCAAACCGAGATTATTCAAAAAGCTCTTTTAGCCTCAAACGGAAAAATTTACGGCAAAGACGGAGCTGCCGCTCTTTTAAACCTAAAACCGGGAACCCTTCAAAGCAAGATGAAAAAACTGGGAATAAAATATTAG
- a CDS encoding right-handed parallel beta-helix repeat-containing protein — protein MKNILKILTTLAALLAVFIFSTCKQFTDDPEEFFDYWSKEVVPRYFHMNCDHPSIGRSFCIPSGQDVRITIGLNNPKNIDLIMPTSDADAGRVICFPGLPPDQQPRYSTDYTLEEKSIYELELIYKADFLKKHEWSNGGIGPEITLISTDGRIFSRKFSLNIEVNTAPPDVGNITIAKTQVESNWYYALCFDETAGMTPMLDGKRLHKDIKAIHIQEEGGSEVIIPLTVKKNGSGFNIPPTPSEGLLSSVDRVFDVPPGPGSWIVYVKTNASPSSTDALSKKYRVWLTDEKGLSSAPKEAETLGFIPDLSDFDTAWHNLKTAVAKARPGGLITIMNDVKATNAPGNSGTIEVNKSLTIKGKNGAVFDTQLGTSVSNKPVSNFRIFTVTGDNTEFTLEDLKLKNGIEGGPSEYGGAISAVSIKTLALKNCTITNCTAYGGGGIYLNGGVEAVLERCTITGCQTMNAGGGAIFAGNSSDNQPIVRIKGGIIKDNTGHITGGAINITRGNLYINTDENGDPDTMSTTTEIKDNTLIASGGQGNLGGGINCYWDPDKPGELKIQNAKIKNCNIKYATHPADKTGRGAGISVYGKGEVSLSNVTLNQCGFIGETAADKFTIKQGGGMYLKKVQTATIKDCTIENSTTAKEGGGIYAEDSSLTIRDTKIHDNYVKGKGAGLYVLANNSKGKLTIDMDTEDTGTEFVNNNTDTSIGDGLGGGIYMKGRNPQNSVIATMSGGKFISNGAKNGGGIYIDKHANFLMNNGKLSNNTALTSSGGKGCAVYINTNGTFIWRGGTITGHTSGYVIQGTGEFLNATDPHQTEN, from the coding sequence ATGAAAAACATTTTAAAGATTTTAACTACACTTGCTGCACTATTGGCAGTCTTTATATTTTCAACTTGTAAACAATTTACTGATGACCCTGAAGAATTCTTCGACTACTGGTCGAAAGAGGTTGTTCCCAGGTATTTCCACATGAACTGTGATCACCCCTCGATAGGCAGATCATTCTGCATACCGTCGGGCCAAGATGTTAGGATTACGATCGGCTTGAATAATCCGAAAAACATTGACTTGATTATGCCTACCTCCGACGCAGATGCGGGAAGGGTTATCTGCTTTCCGGGCCTTCCTCCAGATCAGCAACCTAGATACAGCACTGACTACACCCTAGAGGAAAAGTCAATCTATGAGCTGGAGCTGATATACAAAGCTGATTTTTTAAAAAAACACGAGTGGAGTAACGGCGGAATAGGCCCCGAAATTACCCTTATTTCCACAGACGGCAGAATATTCAGTAGAAAGTTCAGTTTAAATATCGAAGTAAATACGGCCCCGCCGGATGTCGGGAATATAACGATAGCAAAGACGCAAGTCGAAAGTAACTGGTACTACGCACTGTGTTTTGATGAAACCGCGGGCATGACACCTATGTTGGACGGAAAGCGTTTGCATAAAGACATCAAAGCGATTCACATACAGGAAGAAGGCGGCTCAGAAGTAATAATACCTCTTACCGTAAAGAAGAATGGATCCGGATTCAATATACCCCCAACTCCGTCAGAGGGCCTTTTATCATCGGTTGATCGGGTTTTTGACGTACCTCCCGGCCCTGGAAGCTGGATAGTTTATGTTAAAACGAATGCATCACCATCCTCGACCGATGCTCTCTCCAAAAAATACAGGGTATGGCTGACCGACGAAAAAGGACTATCTTCGGCACCAAAAGAAGCGGAGACCTTAGGCTTCATCCCTGATTTAAGTGACTTCGATACGGCATGGCACAATCTAAAAACGGCTGTTGCCAAAGCTAGGCCCGGCGGCCTTATAACCATAATGAATGATGTGAAAGCAACAAATGCACCCGGTAACTCCGGTACTATCGAAGTAAACAAAAGCCTTACGATAAAGGGCAAAAACGGAGCTGTTTTTGATACACAGCTCGGCACATCAGTTTCGAATAAACCTGTTTCCAACTTCCGTATTTTTACTGTAACGGGAGATAATACGGAGTTTACGCTCGAAGACCTGAAACTTAAGAATGGTATTGAAGGGGGCCCCTCTGAGTACGGCGGTGCCATTTCTGCTGTAAGTATAAAAACCTTGGCGCTTAAAAACTGTACTATTACAAACTGTACAGCATACGGCGGAGGCGGTATATATTTGAACGGCGGGGTAGAGGCAGTACTTGAAAGATGTACCATTACGGGCTGCCAAACAATGAATGCAGGCGGAGGGGCAATCTTTGCGGGCAATAGTTCCGACAATCAGCCGATTGTCCGCATTAAGGGCGGGATTATCAAAGATAACACCGGGCACATAACAGGCGGTGCTATCAATATTACCCGCGGAAATCTGTATATCAACACGGATGAAAACGGTGACCCCGACACTATGAGTACAACAACAGAAATAAAAGATAATACGCTTATAGCGTCGGGCGGACAAGGCAACTTAGGCGGTGGTATAAACTGCTATTGGGATCCGGACAAACCCGGCGAGCTTAAAATACAAAACGCAAAAATCAAAAACTGCAATATCAAGTATGCCACCCACCCAGCCGACAAGACCGGACGCGGAGCGGGCATATCCGTTTACGGAAAGGGAGAGGTGTCTTTATCAAACGTAACACTAAACCAATGCGGGTTTATCGGTGAAACTGCCGCCGATAAGTTCACTATAAAACAGGGAGGAGGCATGTATCTGAAAAAAGTGCAAACGGCAACTATCAAAGACTGTACTATTGAGAATAGCACAACCGCCAAAGAAGGCGGCGGTATCTATGCTGAGGACAGTTCACTGACAATACGGGATACTAAAATTCATGATAACTATGTGAAAGGCAAGGGCGCAGGGCTCTATGTTCTAGCAAATAATTCCAAGGGCAAGCTAACTATAGATATGGATACCGAAGATACGGGTACCGAATTTGTAAACAACAATACAGATACCTCAATTGGTGATGGCCTTGGTGGCGGCATCTATATGAAAGGTCGTAACCCACAAAACTCTGTGATAGCGACTATGAGCGGCGGCAAGTTTATATCAAATGGAGCAAAAAATGGCGGCGGTATATATATCGACAAACATGCTAATTTTTTGATGAATAACGGTAAATTGTCAAACAACACAGCTCTGACAAGCAGCGGAGGTAAAGGCTGTGCTGTGTACATTAACACAAACGGAACCTTTATATGGCGCGGCGGTACTATTACGGGACATACATCCGGATATGTTATTCAAGGCACCGGCGAATTTCTAAATGCTACTGACCCTCATCAGACGGAAAACTGA
- a CDS encoding YggS family pyridoxal phosphate-dependent enzyme: MKDDIKINLEEVHRRMEKACKACGRDPKEIRLLMATKTVTPERILKAFEYGELLIGENKVQELCEKYEPLSSVKHETHFIGHLQTNKIKDVIKYADCIESVDRLDLAEKLSKRLESEGKTMDILIQVNTSQEESKFGCKPEEALALTEKIAKLPCLKIKGLMTIGLFSDDMDKVRLCFKLLQKIRKEITEKNIPNVSMEVVSMGMTGDLEVAIEEGSTLIRVGTAIFGKRNYPDSYYWNENAKIEG; encoded by the coding sequence ATGAAGGACGATATTAAAATAAATTTGGAAGAAGTGCATAGACGGATGGAAAAGGCTTGTAAGGCCTGCGGAAGGGATCCTAAAGAGATAAGGCTTCTTATGGCAACAAAGACCGTTACACCGGAAAGAATCTTAAAGGCCTTTGAATACGGTGAACTTTTAATAGGGGAAAACAAGGTTCAGGAGCTATGCGAAAAGTATGAGCCTCTTTCATCGGTAAAACACGAGACCCATTTTATAGGGCACCTGCAAACCAATAAGATTAAGGACGTAATAAAATATGCCGACTGCATTGAATCTGTCGACAGGCTTGACTTAGCCGAAAAGCTCAGCAAAAGACTTGAATCCGAGGGGAAGACCATGGATATTTTAATTCAGGTAAACACCTCTCAAGAAGAAAGTAAATTCGGATGTAAGCCTGAAGAAGCTCTCGCTCTAACCGAAAAAATTGCAAAACTTCCCTGCTTAAAAATAAAAGGCCTTATGACAATAGGACTTTTTTCCGATGATATGGATAAGGTGAGACTTTGTTTTAAGCTCCTGCAAAAAATTCGAAAAGAAATAACCGAAAAAAACATTCCCAATGTTTCGATGGAGGTTGTTTCTATGGGAATGACGGGAGATCTTGAAGTTGCTATCGAAGAAGGCTCAACCCTAATAAGAGTAGGTACGGCAATTTTCGGCAAAAGAAATTATCCCGATTCCTATTATTGGAACGAAAATGCAAAAATTGAAGGTTAG
- a CDS encoding DUF4097 domain-containing protein, whose protein sequence is MQKLKVRLFGLCLFSLFLFYSFAQDFDALTRVQKRIVNIEAAVSEVDIFISTYDGDTIAYKTELSTGTKLSIVEHKKKLRFTEIKPASGKLFIYVPKDFLLESCRILASHSSIKIEGIKAVHFSVSGNFNRAEITGSRLKNSLIALSNGSLIFNNGIVTAADFCLNTSTAKIKIAEEKADCNLFVTKQKCEKFLYNGEAYTDKILALSPSKPKKFISMSASFSDIDLGFSAPLKEPAEKFDKYGVSEFGPNPSPNLVNNEANFLPKTGTSLP, encoded by the coding sequence ATGCAAAAATTGAAGGTTAGACTTTTTGGTTTATGTCTTTTTTCTCTTTTTCTATTTTACTCCTTTGCCCAAGATTTTGACGCTTTGACAAGGGTTCAAAAAAGGATTGTAAACATAGAAGCCGCCGTGTCGGAAGTCGATATTTTTATAAGTACCTATGACGGGGACACAATAGCTTATAAAACAGAGCTCAGCACGGGCACAAAACTTTCGATAGTTGAACATAAAAAGAAGTTAAGGTTTACCGAGATAAAACCGGCAAGCGGAAAACTTTTTATCTATGTTCCGAAAGATTTTTTACTTGAATCATGCAGAATTCTTGCAAGTCATTCTTCAATAAAAATTGAAGGCATAAAGGCCGTTCATTTTTCGGTTTCGGGGAATTTTAATCGGGCTGAAATTACAGGCTCCCGATTAAAAAACAGCCTGATTGCACTTTCAAACGGCAGCCTGATCTTTAATAACGGGATTGTAACTGCGGCCGATTTTTGCTTAAACACCTCAACGGCAAAGATTAAAATAGCCGAAGAAAAGGCGGATTGCAACCTCTTTGTAACAAAACAAAAATGTGAAAAATTCTTATATAACGGGGAAGCCTATACCGATAAAATTTTAGCCCTTTCGCCGTCCAAGCCTAAAAAATTCATCTCGATGAGTGCTTCTTTTTCTGACATAGACTTGGGCTTTTCGGCACCTTTAAAAGAACCGGCAGAAAAATTCGATAAATACGGAGTCAGCGAATTCGGCCCCAACCCCTCTCCCAATTTGGTGAACAACGAAGCAAATTTTTTACCGAAAACCGGCACAAGTTTACCCTGA
- the trhA gene encoding PAQR family membrane homeostasis protein TrhA → MKEEKIKRRYSIGEEIANAVTHGIGVGLSIAALVLLVIRAARYAPPDLKAGYVVGFTIFGASLIILYLFSTLYHALPLKAKKVFGIFDHCSIYILIAGTYTAYCLSALHGAVGWTIFGIIWGLAVLGIVLYSIFGSRVRVLSVITYIPMGWLIIFAAKPLKEQLPLLSFKFLLIGGIIYTAGCIFYAMKKVKWAHSIWHLFVIGGSIMHFFSLYYSL, encoded by the coding sequence ATGAAAGAAGAAAAAATTAAACGCAGATATTCTATAGGTGAAGAAATTGCAAATGCCGTAACTCACGGCATAGGGGTAGGTCTTTCGATTGCAGCCCTCGTGCTTTTAGTTATAAGGGCTGCCCGTTATGCTCCGCCGGATTTAAAGGCCGGTTACGTAGTAGGCTTTACCATTTTCGGAGCTTCCTTAATAATCCTCTATCTTTTTTCGACCCTATACCATGCTCTTCCGCTAAAGGCAAAAAAGGTATTCGGAATCTTCGATCACTGTTCAATCTACATACTGATAGCCGGAACCTACACTGCCTACTGCCTTTCGGCCCTTCACGGAGCTGTCGGCTGGACAATCTTCGGCATTATCTGGGGCTTGGCTGTCCTAGGAATAGTTTTATACTCGATATTCGGAAGCAGGGTAAGGGTTCTATCGGTTATTACCTATATACCCATGGGCTGGCTCATCATCTTTGCGGCAAAGCCTTTAAAAGAACAGCTGCCGCTTTTAAGTTTTAAGTTTTTACTGATAGGCGGAATTATTTATACTGCCGGCTGTATTTTTTATGCAATGAAGAAGGTAAAATGGGCACACAGCATCTGGCACCTCTTTGTTATAGGCGGGAGTATAATGCATTTTTTTTCGCTTTATTATAGTTTGTAA
- a CDS encoding M23 family metallopeptidase translates to MKKTNYLFAGIIVFLLVLGTAYFALDISTPVGTPKTALDDGMGGGDTRLPTFRPDKEISEITLPPLDYIVYSVKKGDMVGEIASRYGVSQDAIISLNKLRNTRTLQIGQLLKIPSMDGIVYTPKKGDTPEKLADTYKISLEKLALVNNISDNNVLKAGAAIFLPDAKLDWVTIQEINGDLFKSPIHGGYRVTSRYGWRRDPFTGNRSFHNGIDLATYHGAPIYAALPGTVAATGYSNVYGNYVIIRHHSGYQTLYGHMNSILTSRGKYVTAQSKIGTVGTTGRSTGPHVHFTVYKNGATINPVAVWN, encoded by the coding sequence ATGAAAAAAACTAACTATTTGTTTGCAGGTATAATCGTTTTTCTCCTGGTACTAGGTACAGCCTATTTTGCATTAGATATATCCACTCCCGTTGGTACTCCCAAAACTGCATTGGATGACGGAATGGGAGGAGGAGATACAAGATTGCCGACTTTTAGACCCGATAAGGAAATTTCGGAAATAACGCTCCCGCCTCTCGACTACATAGTCTATTCGGTAAAAAAAGGCGACATGGTTGGAGAAATAGCATCCCGCTATGGGGTAAGTCAGGATGCGATTATAAGCTTAAACAAACTTAGAAACACAAGAACCCTCCAAATCGGACAGTTGTTAAAAATTCCCTCAATGGACGGAATTGTTTATACCCCGAAAAAAGGTGATACCCCCGAAAAATTGGCCGACACCTATAAAATCTCACTTGAAAAATTGGCTCTGGTCAATAACATTTCGGATAACAATGTACTAAAAGCAGGAGCCGCCATCTTTCTGCCTGATGCAAAACTGGACTGGGTAACCATTCAAGAAATAAACGGAGACCTCTTTAAATCTCCTATACATGGAGGATACAGGGTAACTTCCCGTTACGGGTGGAGACGGGACCCCTTTACAGGAAACAGGAGCTTTCATAACGGTATAGACCTTGCGACATATCATGGAGCCCCAATCTATGCAGCCCTTCCGGGAACCGTAGCCGCAACAGGTTACAGCAATGTATACGGCAACTATGTAATAATAAGGCATCACTCAGGCTACCAAACCCTTTACGGGCATATGAATTCCATTCTAACATCACGCGGAAAATATGTTACCGCCCAAAGCAAGATAGGAACCGTAGGCACAACAGGAAGAAGTACCGGCCCTCACGTTCATTTTACGGTTTACAAAAACGGAGCGACGATAAATCCTGTTGCCGTATGGAACTAA
- a CDS encoding RNA polymerase sigma factor: protein MIKFSNLLRKESPEAVQDRLLCKAVLAGNTEAFSLIAAKYQKRVYSLGMSFFKNHDDSEDFVQDIMLKTFSALPKFRGESSFSTWLMRIAYNSAINSVKRKREFVSAFDDFEIKTNDLTPEERQIQNCVKNAIRRAVNDLPEKYRICIDLYFFYDMPYADIESVTGIPVNTIKSHIFRSKKILKTELENQGIYGQEESPEYPVLFKLNLAYDM from the coding sequence ATGATTAAATTTTCAAATTTACTCAGAAAAGAATCTCCTGAAGCCGTGCAAGACCGCCTCTTATGTAAGGCCGTCCTTGCGGGAAATACCGAGGCCTTCAGCCTAATTGCTGCAAAGTATCAAAAGCGTGTCTATTCTTTGGGAATGAGCTTTTTTAAAAACCATGATGATTCTGAAGATTTTGTGCAGGATATAATGCTTAAAACTTTTTCGGCCCTGCCTAAATTCCGCGGAGAATCTTCTTTTTCTACATGGCTTATGAGGATTGCCTATAATTCGGCGATAAACTCGGTTAAGCGTAAAAGAGAATTCGTTTCCGCCTTTGACGATTTTGAGATAAAAACAAACGATTTAACTCCCGAAGAAAGGCAAATCCAAAACTGTGTAAAAAATGCAATCAGACGGGCTGTAAACGATCTTCCCGAAAAATACAGAATATGTATCGACCTTTATTTCTTTTATGATATGCCCTATGCGGATATAGAATCCGTTACGGGCATACCCGTAAATACGATTAAGTCCCATATTTTCCGCTCAAAAAAGATATTAAAGACCGAGCTTGAAAATCAGGGAATTTACGGGCAAGAGGAAAGCCCCGAATATCCCGTTTTGTTTAAATTGAATTTGGCCTATGACATGTAA
- a CDS encoding flagellar basal body-associated FliL family protein produces MLKNNRKSLKLYEFLKYVLFAIVLIIIVGSVFSLFKKKNTGEVLRSESPSEIRGKKALYSDLGRLRIPTADIHTGTLVVFPVLEYNSEDKAFEEELVQKKEDIRKSLIDWFSKKTVYELYTMPENEVKKEVLAEINSILNLSRIKRIYFKDFVILE; encoded by the coding sequence ATGCTTAAAAATAACCGGAAGAGCTTAAAATTATATGAATTCCTTAAATATGTACTTTTTGCAATAGTGCTTATTATAATTGTAGGTTCCGTTTTTTCTCTTTTTAAGAAAAAAAACACCGGCGAGGTTTTAAGATCTGAAAGTCCTTCGGAGATACGCGGAAAAAAGGCCCTTTATTCCGACTTGGGCCGGCTTAGGATTCCTACAGCCGATATCCACACGGGAACCCTTGTAGTTTTTCCCGTTTTGGAGTATAATTCTGAAGATAAGGCCTTTGAGGAAGAACTTGTCCAAAAGAAGGAAGATATCCGAAAAAGCCTTATTGACTGGTTTTCGAAAAAAACCGTATATGAGCTTTATACCATGCCTGAAAACGAGGTTAAAAAAGAGGTGTTGGCCGAGATAAATTCTATTCTAAATTTATCCCGTATAAAACGCATATATTTTAAGGACTTCGTTATTTTGGAATAA
- a CDS encoding mechanosensitive ion channel family protein has translation MQNLLDNVQKWLSEDSVRGDIFWLIVVLAVSFILHKVLKKILSGTVKKILSRFTAKTKSKLDDYIFDKIHVERASLIIYIFAFNFLSLKLSFGAGIMQKLASLISIWIIIRLLHGLLDGLTAYTENEPRFAGKPYRSYVQVFILIVYIAGFIIAAGTISGKSPWSLLSGIGAMTAVLLLVFRETILSFVASLQISSYDLVRRGDWISVPKYDADGDVTEVALHTIKIQNWDKTISVLPTSDLMQSGFKNWRGMQETGGRRIKRSIFLDVSSVKFMDEELRRRVGKIDLLKSYFAEVESSDISAQYGNDTEHPLNDRRLTNIGTFRMYVTRYLQSLDTLRKDLTFLVRQLEPGATGVPMEIYVFTATTDWGEYEKIQADIFDHLFASVHEFDLRIFQYPVGGFLPNK, from the coding sequence ATGCAAAATTTATTGGATAATGTTCAAAAATGGCTTTCGGAAGATTCGGTGAGAGGCGATATTTTTTGGCTGATTGTTGTTTTGGCTGTTTCTTTTATTCTTCATAAAGTGTTAAAAAAAATATTGTCGGGAACGGTAAAAAAAATACTGTCCCGCTTTACGGCAAAAACAAAGAGTAAACTGGATGATTATATTTTCGATAAAATTCATGTAGAACGTGCTTCGCTTATTATATATATTTTTGCCTTTAATTTTTTGTCTCTAAAATTAAGTTTCGGAGCGGGGATTATGCAAAAACTTGCAAGCCTTATTTCGATATGGATAATAATAAGACTTTTGCACGGCCTCTTGGACGGGCTTACAGCCTATACTGAAAATGAACCCCGATTTGCGGGAAAGCCATACCGCAGTTATGTTCAGGTTTTTATCTTAATTGTTTATATTGCAGGCTTTATCATTGCTGCAGGAACAATCAGCGGAAAGTCTCCATGGTCTCTTTTAAGCGGAATAGGAGCTATGACGGCCGTTCTTCTTTTGGTCTTCCGCGAGACGATTCTTTCTTTTGTGGCAAGCCTCCAGATTTCTTCCTACGATTTGGTTCGCCGCGGTGACTGGATTTCGGTTCCAAAATATGATGCCGACGGAGATGTTACCGAGGTCGCCCTACATACGATAAAAATTCAAAACTGGGATAAGACTATTTCCGTTTTACCGACAAGCGACCTGATGCAAAGCGGTTTTAAAAACTGGCGAGGTATGCAGGAAACCGGAGGAAGGCGCATCAAGCGTTCAATCTTTTTGGATGTTTCTTCCGTAAAATTTATGGATGAAGAGCTGAGGCGAAGGGTAGGAAAGATAGACCTTTTAAAATCCTACTTTGCCGAGGTCGAAAGCTCGGACATAAGTGCCCAATACGGAAACGATACGGAGCATCCCTTAAACGATAGAAGGCTCACCAATATCGGCACCTTTAGGATGTACGTTACGCGCTATCTTCAAAGCCTTGATACTTTAAGAAAGGATTTAACCTTTTTGGTGCGTCAGCTTGAACCGGGAGCTACAGGCGTTCCCATGGAGATTTATGTTTTTACCGCAACCACCGACTGGGGAGAATACGAAAAGATCCAAGCCGATATTTTTGACCATCTTTTTGCGTCCGTCCACGAATTCGATCTTAGAATTTTCCAATATCCTGTAGGCGGCTTTTTGCCAAACAAATAA
- a CDS encoding response regulator transcription factor — MRIAIIDDEKLICEGLKIIFQSYPDIEVIATGSNGNDALKICEEKNPELLLMDIRMPECNGVEATKKIKKSFPDIKILILTTFNDTEYIQKALQYGASGYLLKDSSPDVIYDGIKAAISGNIVINPEVATTMLFENHEEAEERVIRPLAEIQDEFGLSQKEIEIIKLVSEGLSNKQIAYKQGLSEGTIKNNISVIFDKTFVSDRTQLAAFAFKNGIV; from the coding sequence ATGAGAATAGCTATTATAGACGATGAAAAGCTCATCTGCGAGGGACTAAAAATTATCTTTCAATCCTATCCCGATATTGAGGTTATTGCAACAGGCAGCAACGGAAACGATGCACTAAAAATATGCGAAGAAAAAAATCCTGAGCTTCTCCTCATGGATATAAGGATGCCGGAATGTAACGGTGTAGAAGCAACAAAAAAAATAAAAAAGAGTTTCCCTGATATAAAAATATTGATTCTCACAACCTTTAACGATACCGAATATATTCAAAAAGCCCTTCAATACGGAGCATCGGGCTATCTTTTAAAAGACAGTTCGCCGGACGTAATCTATGACGGGATCAAGGCCGCTATTTCAGGGAACATCGTTATAAATCCTGAAGTCGCAACAACCATGCTTTTTGAAAATCATGAAGAAGCAGAAGAAAGAGTTATAAGGCCATTGGCTGAAATTCAAGACGAGTTCGGTTTAAGCCAAAAGGAGATAGAAATTATAAAGCTTGTTTCGGAAGGGCTTTCAAACAAGCAGATTGCCTACAAACAGGGACTTTCGGAAGGTACAATAAAAAACAATATTTCGGTAATATTCGATAAGACCTTTGTTTCTGATAGAACACAGCTTGCCGCCTTTGCCTTCAAAAACGGGATTGTGTAA